GGTATGTTGATCCTTCcgtgtttgtcttttctattagGAGTTGGTAGTTTTTTTGATTtgtcaatttgtatattttatcgttgccaatCCAATGATTTCCTGTGAGACTTCCAAACCCGTTTTTGTACTCATTCCAGTTTCGATAAAAGCTGACGGATCTACTTGTACGTCGTTGCAAAATCTGTAAAGAGAATCACTTAGTTTATATATGAAAAGTAAGTAATGTATGAAATATCACATTGTACTACAATAAGCAAGATAAATtaattggtgaaggtcaataatCCGATTTGTTTTAAACTGAAAGGAAGATGGatcatttaattaaataattgaatGATTTACTTCAAATGTTAGTCAACGAAGTCCTGTCATATAAGAAAACAAGTTTAACATGGGAAAGCTATTGATTGCCAATGGCTAAACTTACTGTCCATCCTCCACTAGAAAATTCACAAAAAACTTCAAACCCGGAGCTTCCAGCGGGataaatggtatattttccGTTATTTCTTCTACCCGCTGTGTGAAGATCAGAACAATCTCTCGGTCCACTGCGGGTACATGTAGCACCATCACCTTCAAACCATTCGTTACAGTAACATCTACGGATATCATTCCGCTCCTCGCAGGTTGCGTCTGCACTACAACTGTACCTCTCACTTGTTAGTACGTTACTGTTGCAAGTAATCCGTAAGGAACAGTCAGAATTTATGTATGATTCACCTTCCTGGAAAGATAAATGTTAAACGACATATTCCAaatatagtaaaatatatgttaatttgttacatttttaacGACTTTTGATGACACACTGGATTAAAACTAATATACGGTCATAAGCGTTTTAAAGATATTAGGTAACGTTCATCGTTCTGAATGTATCATAATTGCGTTGCCATATCTATGTATTTTCGCTAGGTCTAAATGAATTACAGGCAAAGAATTTAAGATACCCTAAACGATTCGTACTGACCCTTACTACACTTCCTTtggcagcaacgaagcagttgtgagtgcacgtcactccgtcaccttggtagttttgattgcagtaacatttacggacaccgttcctctcatcacaggttgcatgatcactacactggtaactcgcctctatTATCTGGTTGTTGCTAcaagttgatcttcgtgtacatcttgaattgatgtgaAACTCGCCTTCCTAATATAAGATATTCAgtgagaaaaatataataataaaggaATTTTggatttgcggttgtcacagtgaaagGTACAGAATTGCAAGATTGGCTGgccaatttcatttttttctggcAAAGGGTATCAACTTTTAAGAAAGTTTAATGCGGTCTTTGCAGCCAACTCTGGTGTTGGGGGCCTAGggatttaaaattattttttgtttaaagtagctgtcaaatgttgcattccgTGAAGGTTTATTGCCACTAAAAACTTAACTTAAAATACGTTTGAAACGCACTATTTAGGTAAGAAGTACCCAATAATATTGTTTAAGGTTTATAAAGGAATGCACACCCGTAGAAGTAGTATTATGCTTCTGACTAAATGTAAAACATCCCTCGACTGACACTTTTGCCTGGCCTGTCGAATAAAATGGGATCCAAGGTCCCTGCCTAACCACGATGCGCTCGCCACACGGTTATCTTTAAATGTAATGCGATACTTGACAAGTTTATATAGTAAATGTTTGCATGAAATAATATGAACAATGAATTAAGAGCTAAGCATTTTAAATGGCATGAAAGAACTGTACTGACccttaaaacatttcttttggcagcaacgaagcagttgtgggtgcacgtcactccgtcaccttggtagttttgattgcagtaacatttacggacaccgttcctctcatcacaggttgcgtgatcactacactggtatcTCGCGTCTATAATCTTgctgttcctacaagttgatcttcgtgtacatcttgaactGACGTAAAACTCGCCTTccaaatttaagatattcagcagAAACAAATACATCTGTAAATGTATTCTGTAATGTATTGCGATAATCGACAAGTTTAACAGTCAGGATTAATGTAAGTTACATGCTCCTGGAAATGATAAATGTTAAACAATATATTCCAGtgaaattaaaatgataatttggtACAACGCTTGATGACGATGTTTGAGTAAAACTGAATTTCTACTATTAAATGGTCGTGTGcgttttatatattttaggtAAAGTTTTTTATTCAGGGTGTAGTTGCTTTGGATGCCTTATTTTGCTAGGTCTCAATTAGAGGACTTTTGCAAGAACATGTAAAACCGAAATAGGGGGACAatcaatatcatcaataataatgaGAATTAATAACAGATATAATAAAGAGTAAGGTCAATCAATTGAAATCCAAGATTTTAAGTTACAGTGTactgtttatgttatatattaagagTTGTGAACGGCATCATATAAACTTACTGCTAATACGACGCCTTCCCCTTGGACGAAACAGCCACATTGCTCCATAGGTATGCAGCTATCTCCAAAAATCATGTGGTTTTCTGGACAAAGACATCTCTCTGGTTCCGCTGGATCCGGTATGACACAATTATTCGGATTCTCACAAGTTCTTTCACAtgtattatcataattatcCTTGTTGGACGAGCACCAGGCAATGGGTAAATCTGGTAAAATTGAAACCGCCACAATTTAATCCTAGCTTGAAGTGTTAACTCACTTTTATTACATTATCGAATCATCGGAACACTTGCTGATTGTTAACATAGGATCAAATGTTAGCCgcattttttattgtttagaCTCTGTTACGACATTACGTTATTAGCGAATCATGTTACCATCGTAATGCTCTGGCCGCTCGGAACCTTTGTTGATTGTTAACATAGGATTAAATGTAAGCCGGATTTGTAATTGTTAAGGCTCATTCAACTTATAATCATTTATGTTACATACAAAAAGAATATAACATTTTCAAGTATTCGACTATGGGAATCAATCAATATAATTGTGTATGATATACATCTATTCCATTGAAACCTTTCTATAAAATGCTTCAATTTCCGTTTTGAGTACATAGATAtggagaaaataatttaaaaaaatgtctaaCCTGTTATTCCTTTGACATCACCAAGACTTGTTATAGAATAATTGCCCCATTCATCTGCAATGCGAAAGTTGTCGTATGTCAAGGAAAATGACTGGCCTGGATAATTCTCTAGCTCGATGCGCAGCTGGTAATTCTTTTGATTGATCAAGTGAGCTAACTTTTCATTACCAATCAGAAATTCACTGCCTAAGAAACCAATACCGTTTTTGTATTCATCCCAGGTTCGATTAAAACCGATGGATCCATCAACACTTCGTTGTATGACCTGAAGAATTCAAAAGATAGGTATACAACTAACGGATAGAATTCATTATCTTATGATTAACCTTATAGGCACTCTTTGCGGCTCACATCAAGAAATACGAATAGGATAGAACAGATTTGTGATGTTGCGTTATAGGTCTTTATACATATTTAGATCACAATCATAGTTGTGCACAGAATACAAGTTTTCTTATCGTACTAAAATTCAATGTAATTATACTGAGTAGTTTTGTTTCCGATATTAGGTTTCAAATATTCATACATCGTACAAAATATATCATCCGACACTCTTTAAAACGAAAATGTGTCTTCGAGAGTAACGTCTGTGATTGTAAGTGTACACGtcttgaaatatattacttactGTCCAACCTCCAGATGTAGTGTTGTGATCACAATATGTCTGAAATGGTTCCGGATACTGGTCAGGCTTAATCAGGTATATACCGGATTTGGCGTTGTTAGGAGAGCATTGGTTAAGTACTTCATGACAATCCCTTGGATACTCCGGAGTTTGGAATAGAAAATACTGCAAGTCTAGCACCAAGATAATGTAAAGAAGAAGATGAGAACAAATCGTAAAACTGTTGCAGATACACGTCCATATGTAAAGAATTATTTCgagagaaatataatatatggcTACATCGCAAtagttttgtttaaaaacaCAGTAAATAAGACGTGGTAATTACTATGAATCAACAGAAAATGTATTCAATCATTTAGGCTAATATTCATGGAGGCTAATATAAGCaagtatattttatttgaaatgaaactctAACGCAAAgaactaccgtgactctgtggcGACATGGTCATAGAAGCAAACATGATAAGTGATAGCTTTCCTCGACATGAAGGTATAATTTGGCTCTATTTTCACCTGACAACAATCTAACGTTCATCAGCACTGACCGGAGATTTGAAAGTGCCAAATTTTTGAACGAGCTTACAGTATGTAAAGTCTAAACAAAGTGCgggttttgtcccttctgttattgttacttgatatttagcctctgaagagtatcctgctaggatcgaaacgtcaggccaacttactttgcACAAATGACGAACAAGTATGAGTACATATAATCGGAACTATCTTTATTGcttgaaataaaaattaactaAAGACTTggcttctttttgttttaattaaccCCAATCAGCGCTAAAAATACTTCAATACACAGTACAAGGAAATTATTGAGAATTGTAAATCATTATTTATCTTACAAATTGAAATAGGAGAAAGTAC
This window of the Apostichopus japonicus isolate 1M-3 chromosome 9, ASM3797524v1, whole genome shotgun sequence genome carries:
- the LOC139972951 gene encoding uncharacterized protein gives rise to the protein MYLFLLNILNLEGEFYEGEFHINSRCTRRSTCSNNQIIEASYQCSDHATCDERNGVRKCYCNQNYQGDGVTCTHNCFVAAKGSVVREGESYINSDCSLRITCNSNVLTSERYSCSADATCEERNDIRRCYCNEWFEGDGATCTRSGPRDCSDLHTAGRRNNGKYTIYPAGSSGFEVFCEFSSGGWTILQRRTSRSVSFYRNWNEYKNGFGSLTGNHWIGNDKIYKLTNQKNYQLLIEKTNTEGSTYHTRYSSFSISNERDKYQLSLDGYNGNAGNNAMAANSGYRFSTHDQDNDGSSTFDCAEKHRGGWWYPDDSNTGSTSNCYSFSNRVATGDYEYSNCGCYYYCTYYYYYYCYSFYSCYYRNYRPHYKCYDCDGCSGINDYRCCKNKNPVHETTFYSCGYSNLNGDYSYNDYRGIFWINLHGSDCGITTTTMKIRSVQRSK